From Camelina sativa cultivar DH55 chromosome 7, Cs, whole genome shotgun sequence, one genomic window encodes:
- the LOC104701197 gene encoding eukaryotic translation initiation factor 3 subunit J has translation MDDWEDEKIAPLPAKVELKSNWDDEDVDENEIKDSWEDDDEPALPPVVKPAPEKAPKKTVGKKGKAVEVPKESPKEESLDPIAEKLRQQRLVEEADYRSTAELFGVKDEGKSLDMFIPKSESDFLEYAEMISHRIKPYEKSYHYIALLKAIMRLSLTNMKAADVKDVASSITAITNEKLKAEKEVAAGKKKTGGKKKQLIIDKPNDDLVAGPYDAMDDFDFM, from the exons ATGGATGACTGGG AGGATGAGAAAATTGCACCACTTCCAGCAAAAGTTGAACTTAAAAGTAACTgggatgatgaagatgtggatGAAAATGAGATCAAGGATTCAtgggaggatgatgatgaacctGCTCTG cCGCCTGTTGTAAAGCCTGCTCCAGAGAAGGCTCCTAAGAAAACTGTTGGAAAGAAGGGTAAAGCAGTTGAAGTCCCAAAAGAATCACCAAAGGAAGAATCTCTAGATCCTATAGCTGAGAAACTTCGCCAGCAGAG GCTTGTTGAGGAAGCTGACTATAGGTCAACTGCTGAACTCTTTGGAGTGAAGGATGAAGGAAAAAGCCTTGATATGTTTATCCCCAAGTCTGAAAGCGATTTTTTGGAATATGCTGAAATGATTTCTCATAGGATTAAACCATATGAG AAAAGTTATCACTATATTGCGCTACTCAAAGCAATCATGAGACTTTCACTGACCAACATGAAAGCAGCAGATGTTAAAGATGTTGCATCGTCCATTACAGCGATAACAAATGAAAAACTAAAGGCGGAGAAAGAAGTTGCTGCAGGCAAAAAGAAGACGG gtgggaagaagaaacaattgatTATAGATAAGCCCAATGACGATCTAGTGGCTGGTCCTTATGATGCCATGGACGACTTTGACTTCATGTAG